The region GCGCTCGTGGCCGGGGCGAGCGGGTTCCTGCTGAAGGACGTGACGGCGGAGCGGCTGTTCGAGGCGGTACGGGTCGTGGCCGCCGGGGAGGCGCTGCTCGCGCCCGTCATCACCCGTCGGCTGATCGCCGAGTTCGCCCGGCTCAAACCCAGGGCGCCGACGGGGACGGCGCTCGGCGTGCTCACCCCGCGCGAGACGGAGGTGTTGCGGCTGCTGGCGGAAGGGCTGTCCAACCCGGAGATCGCCGCGCGGCTTCAGGTGGGCGAGGAGACCGTGAAGACCCATGTCAGCCGGGTGCTGTCCAAGCTGGGGCTGCGCGACCGTACGCAGGCGGTCGTGACGGCGTACGAGACGGGGCTGGTCGTGCCGCGTGCGGCGGCCCCGGAGGCGTTCGGGCGCCAGGATCCGCGGGGGGAGGACATGCGTGGGATGAGACCGAGTGGGGAGGGACTGCGTGGACAGGGGTGGCGGGGTTAGTCAGGCGGGGCTGGGGGCCGGTGTGCGGCGGCGCGGGACCGGCAGAACGCAGCAGGCCGACGCGACCGCCAGGACCGCGCCGACCGCGATCGCCCCGAGACGGGTGGGCAGCAGGTCCTGCGCGTCCTGGCCGAAGTAGCCAAGGAGGAGGGAGAGGGCGGTGGTCATGCCGGCGGCCCAGTAGGCGTAGTTCAGCGGACGCAGCCACAGGGCGACGGCCAGTACGGCGAAGATCAGGACGACGGAGGTCCGGCCCGTGATGCCGGCGGCGGCCACCGCGGTGGCGAGCAGTGTGCCGGCGCAGGCGCCGACCAGGCGCTCGACTCCCTTGCGTATGACGTCGTCGCGGCCGCGGTTGCCACTCGCGACCACGTACACGGTCAGGACCATCCACGGCCAGTGGTGGTCGAAGAGGAGCCGTCCGAGGGTGAAGGCCGCGGCGACGGCGGCGGCCATCTGCCATGCCATGCGGGTGCTGGGGACGGGGCGCAGTCGGGAGGCTCGTCGGAGGCGGTGCGGCTCCGGGTCGGGCTGCCAGGGGCCGAGGCGGTCGGCGGACATCTGGACCAGCCAGACGCAGCCGCATGCCAGCAGCCCGATCACCGCCGACCAGCCCCAGCTCACCAGCGCGCTCTGGGCCCTGGGCGGCAGCGCGGGGCCGGGGACGACGAGCAGGGCGACCAGCGGCAACGTCATCAGCGTGCCCGCCTTCGTCGCGGCCGGACCGAAGCGGCGGATCCAGATGGGCAAGGAGATGGCGAGGGTGAACACCGCGGCGCCGAGTGCGTAGTGGTCGGCGATCAGGTGGCCGAGCAGGGTCGCCGCACCGGCCAGGGCGGGCAGCAGGACGCAGGCCATGAGGCGACCGCGGGCACCGGCGGTCCGTTGGGTGCGGGCCAGGGTGAGGGTCAGCGCGACCGCGAGGACGAGGACGTCCGTGTGCAGTGCGGCGGTGTCCTCCAGCCACAGGGCGAGGGAGTAGGAGAGCAGCACGGCCGTCATGGTCAGCGCTGCTTCGTAAGCATTGCGTATGTGTTTGACGGGCATGGTGCCGATAGTAGAGGGATCAAGGCTGATAAATAGTAAGTTTTAGATTACGATAAGAGGGTGGACCATCTTTCCTATGCCGCCCAGATCCGACGTGGTGTCGTCCGCCTCAATCGGCGGCTGCGGCAGGAGCGGGGCGAGGGCGGCCTCAGTCCGAATCAGCTGGGGGTGCTGGGGCACTTGCGTCGGCACGGGGCGGCGACGCCCGGCGAGGTCGCGGCGGCCGAGCGGCAGCGGCCGCAGTCGTTGACCCGGGTCTTCGCCGAGCTGGAGGCGGACGGGCTGATCGCGCGGACGGCCGACAGCGCGGACCGGCGCCAGTCCGTGCTGACGCTCACCGTGGAGGGGCTGCGGGCGCTGGAGTGGGACATGGCTGAGCGGGATGCCTGGCTGGCGGCGGCGCTCGGCACGTTGAACGAGACCGAGCGCGAGGTGCTGCGGCTGGCAGGGGCGCTGATGGACCGCCTCGCGGATACGGAGCCTCAGGAGCCTTCGTCCGGGACGGCCGAGCTTCGGAGGCCTTCGCTTTAGCGGCCTTCTTCTCGGGAGGCTCCGCTTCAGAAGCCGCCGCCGAAGTCTCCTCCTCCGCCGCCGCCGAAGTCGCCGCCACCGCCGTCCCCGAAGCCGCCGCCGAAGTCGCCGGGGTCGAAGTCGGAGCCGGAGACGTCACCGCCGCCGTAGCCGCCGAAGTCTCCGTAACCGGAGCCGTAGTCGGACGCGTAGGAAGGAGTGGCCATCACGCTGCCGAGCAGGGTGCCGACGAGGAGTCCGGGGAGGAGGCCGCCGCCGAAGTAGCCGCCCGCCCAGGGGCCGTAGGCCGGTCCGGCGTCCCAGTACGGGCGGCGGCCGTAGTCGGTGTCGACCTCGCGGACCGCCGGGGCGCGGCCGTCCGCCAGACGGGCCTGGTCCGCCGCGCAGACCGGGACCTCGCGGGGAGCGCCGCCTGCCGGGGTCCAGGTCGCGTCGGCGACCGACGGGCCGTGTCGCGGGTCGAAGAAGCAGGGGGCGCGGCGTTCGGGCAGGGGCTTGCCCTCGCGACGGGCGGACAGGAGCGCGAGGGAGAAGCGGCCGTCCTCCAGGGACTGGGTGACGGCGCGTACGTCCTCCGGGCGGTGGGCCGCGGCCATGGACGACTTCGCCTGTTCGTAGGCGTCGAGCGCGCGTTCGTAGTCGGCGCGCATCGCGTCGTCGGCGCCGGCCTCGGCGGGGTGGAAGTCGAGCCGGTCGAGTTCCTCGCCGAACGCGGTGATGTCCTCGTCGACGACCACGCGGAGTTTGTCCAGTGCTTCCTGTTGTTCCCGCTCTTTGCGCCGGCGGTTGCGGCGTACGAGGGTGTAGGCGCCCGCGCCGCCCGCCACGGCTACCGCGGCCACCGCGATGAGGGCGCCGGTGGAGACGCCGTTCCCGTCGGTCGAGCTCCAGCTCTTGGGGGCCGAGCCGTTGATGTTGGCCAGGGCGCGGTCCGCGAAGTTGTTCAGCTGGGTCTTCGCGGGTTCGCCCTGGACGCTGGTGACGAGGTTCTGGACAGCGGTGCGGGGCGTGACCGCGGTGTCGGCGCGGGCGTCGAAGCGGGTGCCCAGTCTGATGGCGTACAGGCCTGTGATGCCGGTGTCGGTGCGGAGGTTCTGGAAGAGGTTCTGGGTGGGGAAGTCCGCGGGGAGGACGGCCACGAAGACGGGCTTGTTCGCGTTCTTGATCTTCTTGGCCAGGGTGTCGGCGTCTGCCTTGGAGAGTTGTGCGGAGGCTGCCGGGTCCACGTAGACGGGGCTCTTGCGGAGGGCTGCCGCCACTGTTCCCACGTCTGTGGCCGCGTGGGCGGGGGGTGCGGTGAGGGTGAGTGCCGTGAGGGCGGCGAGTGTCAGCGCGATCAGCAGTCCGGGGAGCCCTCGGATCAGTGCGGCCTTCATATCTCCGAAGCTACCTGAACGTGCGCAAAACTGGGCATCGGGGCCGGTGGGGGTGGGGTGGCCCGAGGGGTTCTCGCCCCCGCCGCCCCTATCGATTCCCACCCCCAGGGGCTCCGCCCCCAGATCCCCACATCGGCCTGAACGGCCTCGTCCTCGAACGCCGGACGGGCTGGGGATGCGCGTAGCGCGTAGCGCCCCTCCAGGGGCGCGGGGAACTGCGCGACCAGCCCCCACTCGCCCGCAGCCCGAAGGCCGCGCGGGCGGGTGGGGGCGGTGGGGTCAGCCGGCTCGGTATGCCTCCAGGAGTTTCGTCAGTGCCTGGGTGTAGTGGGCGGTCAGGAGTAGGTGATCGGCTTCCGCGAAGGGTTTGGCGAGTGCGGGGGTGATGGTTGAGCCCGTGCTCTGCTGGACCAGGAGGCGGGCCTGGGTGACCGCGGCGCGGCCCAGTCGCGCCGAGCCGGTTCGGTCCGCGGTCCGGGCGAGGAGGGTGAGGGCCCTGAGCGTGGCCTCGCCGCCCCCGGGGACCTTCGTGAGTGTGGTCAGGCCCCAGCCGTAGGGGAACTGGGGATCGTAGGACGCGTCACCGACGTTGATCGGGAGTTGACTCTCCGACTTGGGCCAGGTGACGGGAAGCTGGCCGGTGAAGGCGCGCTTGCCGTACAGCACGTCCGCCACGCCGTCGCCCTCCGTGCCGGGCAGCCACGAGGCGACCAGGGCGTCGATCTCACCCAGGCGGTCGCCGATGAGTTGCGGGCGGCCCGAGACGATCAGGACCGCGCACTTCATGGCGGCGCACACCTTGTCCACGGCGGCCTGGTCGGCGGGGGTCAGGGCGAGGTCGTTGCCGTTGCCCACATCGCCGACGCCCTCCGCGTAGGGGGTCTCGCCCACGACGACCACACCCACGTCGTAGCCGGACGTCGGCGCCGAGGCGTCCTTCGAGTAGGTGACGTCACCGCCGGCATTGCGCATGCCCTGCAGGATCGTCGTACCGTCCGTGTGCTTCCCGGACGCGCCCTGCCAGGTGATCGTCCAGCCGCCGGTCTGGTTGCCGAGGTCGTCGGCGTTCGAACCGGCCACGTACACCTTCTGGGACTTCTTCAGGGGCAGTACGCCGGCCGCGTTCTTCAGGAGGACCTGGGACTTGGCCGCCGCCTCACGGGCGACCGCCCGGTGACCGGCGGAGCCGATCGCCGCCGCGCCGCTCGTGTCCGCGTACGGCTTCTCGAACAGGCCGAGTTTGAACTTCTGGGTGAGGATGCGGGACACGGCGTCGTTCACCCGCGCCTCGCTGATACGGCCCGCCCGTACCTCGTCGACCAGCGTCGTACGGAAGTCCTTGTAGGCGTACGGAACCATGATCATGTCCAGGCCCGCGTTGATCGACGTACGGACGTCGGACGCGTAGTCGCCGGGGATCTGGTCGATGGCCTGCCAGTCGCTGATGACGAATCCGTCGAAGCCCATGCGGTCCTTGAGCACGCCGTTGATCATGTCCGCCCGGGCGTGCATCTTCACCGGGCCCTGGCCGTCGCCGAGGATGTCGAGGGAGGAGTAGGAGGGCATGACCGAGCCGATGCCACGGTCGACCGCCGTCTGGTACGGCGCCAGGTGGACGGCCTCCAACTGCTGCCGGGTGACCTTCGTGACGCCCTGGTCGATGGTGTACGAGCCCGTCGTGGACGAGCCGTACTCCGTGCCGCCGTCGCCGACGAAGTGCTTGGCCGTGGCCAGTACCTTGTCGTTGTCCTTCAGGTCCTTGCCGTTGGCGGCGCCCTGGAGGCCCTGGATCATCGTCTCCATGGACTCGACGAGCGCGGGGTCCTCGCCGAAGGACTCGTAGGAGCGGCCCCAGCGTTCGTCGCGCGTGACGCAGAGGCAGGGGGCGAAGTCCCAGGGGATGCCGGTGGCGCGCACCTCGGCCGCCGTCACGGAGCCTGTCCGCTCGGCCAGCCGGGGATCACGGGTCGCGCCGATGCCGATGTTGTGCGGCATGATCGTCGCGCCGGTGAGGTTGTTGTGGCCGTGCACCGCGTCCACGCCGTAGATCAGCGGGATCTGGAACCGTGTCGCCTGTGCCCGAAGCTGGAAGGCGTCGATCATCTTCGCCCATGCCTCGGGGGTGTTGGGCGTCGGGGTCGAGCCGCCGCCGGACAGGAGCGAGCCGAGGTCGTACGTGGCGATGTCGCCCTGCGCGGTGAGCGCGCCGCGTTCGGCCTGGGTCATCTGCCCGGCCTTCTCCTCCAGGGACATGCGGGAGACGAGGTCGGCGACCCGCTTCTTCACGGGCAGTTTCGGGTCCAGGTACGGCAGGCCGTGGGCGTCTATGACGATCTGCGGGGTCTCGGCGGGGGCCTTCGCGCCGGTGACCGTGAGCTTCAGGGGGATCGTCTCGGCGGGTTCGGCGGACTTGTCGCGCAGCGTCGGGACCTGGATGGTGCGGGTGGCGCCGGAGGCCGTGCCCGCCGGGAAGGTGATCTCGCCCTTGACCGGTGTGTAGTCCTTGCCGGGCTCAGCGCTGCCGCCCGCGCTCTCGTAGGCGACGGTCACAGGTTCGTCGATCGGGGCGGCTCCGGTCGTGGCGACGGAGAGCTTCACTGTCGCCGTCGCTCCCTCCTTCACCGGGTGGACGGCGGAGTCGGTGGTGACGGAGGCGCGCAGGGACTGGTCGGCCTTGCCGTACAACTCGACGTCGTCCATGGCGAACCGGCCCTTGACGCCGACCGGGAGCGTGAGGGCGTACCCCCACATCTGGGTGAGGCCGAGTACCTGGTCGATGCCGCCGACGGGCTGGTAGTCCGTGCGGTAGGTGAAGTCGGTGAAGGGGATCTCGATCTGCTTCCAGCCGGTGAAGTCGTCGGTGAAGGACGTCGTCCACAGCTCG is a window of Streptomyces mirabilis DNA encoding:
- a CDS encoding glycoside hydrolase family 3 protein, which produces MRRTALLASAALLTGLLPLLSAGAATADEPAPVPVDRFEGEVPFANPPAGGLFTWGGDADDPPALALTTRTDAPEGTKVLTGTYDISGYGGFTHDFAFDQPAHDWSAHKGIRFWWDGQNNAKKVAFEIKDGGANGEASELWTTSFTDDFTGWKQIEIPFTDFTYRTDYQPVGGIDQVLGLTQMWGYALTLPVGVKGRFAMDDVELYGKADQSLRASVTTDSAVHPVKEGATATVKLSVATTGAAPIDEPVTVAYESAGGSAEPGKDYTPVKGEITFPAGTASGATRTIQVPTLRDKSAEPAETIPLKLTVTGAKAPAETPQIVIDAHGLPYLDPKLPVKKRVADLVSRMSLEEKAGQMTQAERGALTAQGDIATYDLGSLLSGGGSTPTPNTPEAWAKMIDAFQLRAQATRFQIPLIYGVDAVHGHNNLTGATIMPHNIGIGATRDPRLAERTGSVTAAEVRATGIPWDFAPCLCVTRDERWGRSYESFGEDPALVESMETMIQGLQGAANGKDLKDNDKVLATAKHFVGDGGTEYGSSTTGSYTIDQGVTKVTRQQLEAVHLAPYQTAVDRGIGSVMPSYSSLDILGDGQGPVKMHARADMINGVLKDRMGFDGFVISDWQAIDQIPGDYASDVRTSINAGLDMIMVPYAYKDFRTTLVDEVRAGRISEARVNDAVSRILTQKFKLGLFEKPYADTSGAAAIGSAGHRAVAREAAAKSQVLLKNAAGVLPLKKSQKVYVAGSNADDLGNQTGGWTITWQGASGKHTDGTTILQGMRNAGGDVTYSKDASAPTSGYDVGVVVVGETPYAEGVGDVGNGNDLALTPADQAAVDKVCAAMKCAVLIVSGRPQLIGDRLGEIDALVASWLPGTEGDGVADVLYGKRAFTGQLPVTWPKSESQLPINVGDASYDPQFPYGWGLTTLTKVPGGGEATLRALTLLARTADRTGSARLGRAAVTQARLLVQQSTGSTITPALAKPFAEADHLLLTAHYTQALTKLLEAYRAG
- a CDS encoding response regulator, with the protein product MTTAAEASVAEGPVPAVRIVVADDHEVVRAGYAGLLATQADFTVVGTACDGAEAVRVCRERRPDVVLMDVRMPVMDGIQATAELMEPEAGDAPRVLILTTFDLDEHVYDALVAGASGFLLKDVTAERLFEAVRVVAAGEALLAPVITRRLIAEFARLKPRAPTGTALGVLTPRETEVLRLLAEGLSNPEIAARLQVGEETVKTHVSRVLSKLGLRDRTQAVVTAYETGLVVPRAAAPEAFGRQDPRGEDMRGMRPSGEGLRGQGWRG
- a CDS encoding MarR family winged helix-turn-helix transcriptional regulator codes for the protein MDHLSYAAQIRRGVVRLNRRLRQERGEGGLSPNQLGVLGHLRRHGAATPGEVAAAERQRPQSLTRVFAELEADGLIARTADSADRRQSVLTLTVEGLRALEWDMAERDAWLAAALGTLNETEREVLRLAGALMDRLADTEPQEPSSGTAELRRPSL
- a CDS encoding FUSC family protein; this encodes MPVKHIRNAYEAALTMTAVLLSYSLALWLEDTAALHTDVLVLAVALTLTLARTQRTAGARGRLMACVLLPALAGAATLLGHLIADHYALGAAVFTLAISLPIWIRRFGPAATKAGTLMTLPLVALLVVPGPALPPRAQSALVSWGWSAVIGLLACGCVWLVQMSADRLGPWQPDPEPHRLRRASRLRPVPSTRMAWQMAAAVAAAFTLGRLLFDHHWPWMVLTVYVVASGNRGRDDVIRKGVERLVGACAGTLLATAVAAAGITGRTSVVLIFAVLAVALWLRPLNYAYWAAGMTTALSLLLGYFGQDAQDLLPTRLGAIAVGAVLAVASACCVLPVPRRRTPAPSPA